TAGCAGCTTCTCGAGCGCCTCCTTCATGCCGGGCGTCCCGGCGTTGTAGCAGTAGCCGATATTGTAGTGGTCCGCCTTCGGGAAAACCCAGAGATAGCCCTCGCCCGGAAGCGCGCCGAGGATGAACTCGACCTCGTTCTCGACCGGCTTCAGCCCAAGGTAGTAGCCGGAGGCGGCGAAGAGGTGTTCGCGCGGAATCGCTCCCACGAAGTGGCGGCGCGTGAAACCGTTGACCCCGTCGGCGCCGATGATGTAGCGTGCGCGGTGCGTGCCGTTGATAACCCACGCGTTGCCGTCGCGCTCGAGCTGCTTTACGCGCTCCGCGACATGCGTTGCGCCCGCCTCGGCAGCACGCTTGAACAGGTAGTGGTCCCAGTTATCGCGTCGAATGAGCTTGCCCTTCGCCACCGGCACCTTCAGCTTGGTGCTGCCGTGAGTGAAGCTGATGGAACTCATGTGGCACTCGATAGCCTCATCGGGGGCGTCCATCCACTCGATGCCCTTGACCGGCAGCCCGCCACCACACGCCTTGCGCCGTGGGTGGGCGTGGTCGAAGAGCAGCGTATCGAGGCCGCGCTCGGCCGCTTCGCGTGCCGCCGAGGAGCCGGCCGGCCCGCCGCCAATGACTGCTACGTCGGCAATCGCCACGGTCGGCCGACTTGCGCCGCCTGATAAAATCAGCGGCGGTACTTGAGGTGGCAGGAAATCGAGCGCGAAACCATCTGGCATCCCTGCAGCACCAGGTCCCGCTCGCCCTTGCGGCTGACGACGTAAATCACGCGCGGCTCGCCTTCGCCCAGCAGCCGCGTCAGCTCGGGGTCGGGGTTCTGCAGATCGAGCTTCATCGTCCCGTCGGGCTGCACTTCCAGCACCTGGAAGTCGAAACCACGCCCGTCGATGAAGATTCGGTGGGTCTCGCCGGTGAAAGTGCGCGTCTCGTCAGGCAGGGGCTCGAGGTGTTTCACCACGTCCCGCTCCAGAGGCGCGAAGCTTAAAGGGCTTCTTCGGGAAAATTGAGCGCCATGAAGGCGGGCCCCCACTTGAACGCGCCCATCAGCTGCGCCGCGTGCGCCCGCTCGCCGAGGATGGCCAGCGCCCCCGCCAGCGCTTCCGCGGTCGTCAGCTTGCCCAGCTTGCTCGCATTCACGGGGTTGGTCGG
This region of Candidatus Poseidoniia archaeon genomic DNA includes:
- a CDS encoding NAD(P)/FAD-dependent oxidoreductase; this encodes MAIADVAVIGGGPAGSSAAREAAERGLDTLLFDHAHPRRKACGGGLPVKGIEWMDAPDEAIECHMSSISFTHGSTKLKVPVAKGKLIRRDNWDHYLFKRAAEAGATHVAERVKQLERDGNAWVINGTHRARYIIGADGVNGFTRRHFVGAIPREHLFAASGYYLGLKPVENEVEFILGALPGEGYLWVFPKADHYNIGYCYNAGTPGMKEALEKLLHDRWPGEFTAPGRYRLASGEEVECTRFGSAIPSYNDPALFDQPVSGDGWVLVGDAAGHVNPIHGEGLNHAALGGRLAARAVAEGDPTHFEEYWREHYAREMYRAARSKHRIYRPFFMRLGFALGGTPAVFGLLATMTRGEYEGKAMRDFWLRLPLAAVQALFGMRHRELASA